ATCATTGTTTGGCGGGTTCCTTGGATGTGGTGGTGGCATTGGGGGATGACGCTTCGTCATCGGCCGTTTTGATGGTCACGTCACGGGAAAAATCGGGACAGCGCGCGCCGCTATCGGTGACGCTGAATCGTTTTGCACAGGTTTCGCGCCAGGCGCATACGGCACAGTGCTGTCGGCTCATGGTGCGCTCCTCGATTACCTGGAGGCTGCGGACGGGAAACGGTAGACGACCTCGTCGGGTTTCACCAGCCCCAGTTCCTTGCGGGCGATCCGCTCCACGTGGCTGCGATCGCCATGCAACAGAGCGATTTCCTGGCGCAGTTTCTCGTTGGCAGTCTGGAGTTCGGCTGACTTCTCCTCGACCTGGCGGAGCTCACGCTTCAGATCGTTGATCCGGAGCAACCCCCGTTCCCCGAATACAGTAAAAAACAGAATAAAAGAGAGACATCCCGCCAGAATCAGGTAGAGGCGTCGTTTCATGCCGGATTTCTGCATGGGGGGTCATCCTCCGGTTCGGCGGGCGGCAAAATACTCGGCCGTGGCCTTCAGTCCGGTCTCCAGATCGATGCGTGGTTCCCAGTCCAGTCGATGCTGTGCCAGCGAAATATCGGGACGGCGCTGTTTCGGGTCGTCCTGGGGTAATGGTTTGTAGACAATATCGGATTTTGAGGCAGTTATTGTAATGATTTTTTCGGCAAACTCAAGAATTGTATTTTCAACCGGGTTGCCGAGGTTGACCGGTCCGATGAAATCCTGCTCGTTTTCCATCATCCGGATCATTCCTTCAACCAGATCGGAAACGTAGCAAAAGGAGCGGGTCTGGCTGCCATCACCGTAAATGGTGAGCGGTTCGTTCCGCAGCGCCTGCAGCATGAAGTTGGACACCACCCGGCCGTCGTTTTCCGCCATGCGGGGACCGTAGGTGTTGAAAATACGGATGATGCGGATATCCACGCCGTTTTGGCGATGGTAGTCCATCATCAGGGTTTCGGCCACCCGCTTGCCCTCGTCGTAGCAGCTCCTGATACCGATCGGGTTGACGTAGCCCCAGTACTCCTCGGTCTGGGGGTGTACCTGGGGATCGCCGTACACCTCGGAAGTTGATGCCTGCAGGATGCGGGCCTTGACTCGCTTGGCCATCCCCAGCAGGTTGATGGTTCCCATGACGCTGGTCTTGACGGTTTTCACCGGGTTGTACTGATAGTGTACCGGCGAGGCGGGGCAGGCCAGGTTGTAGATCCGGTCCACTTCCAGCAGGATCGGCTCGACGATGTCGTGCCGGATCAGCTCGAAACGGTGGTTATCCATCAGGTGGATGATGTTGTCCTTGGAGCCGGTGAAAAAGTTGTCCAGGCAGATGACGTCATGCCCTTCCGCCAGCAGTCGCTCGCAGAGGTGGGAACCGATGAACCCGGCACCGCCGGTGACCAGTATGCGCATGACTATCTGCCGTCGCCGGCAATGCCGTTACCGCTGCGCCCCAGCGGGATGTAGCGGAATCCGGCCGATTTCATCCGGTCCGGCTTGTACAGGTTGCGACCGTCCACCACCAGCGGCTGTTTCAGGGTGGCCTTGATCCGGTCGAAATCAGGCGTGCGGTACTCGTTCCAGTCGGTGATGATTACCAGCGCGTCGGCGCCGGCCAGGATATCGTACTGGTTGCTGCTGTACTCGATCCGCTCCCCGAACAGCTTTTTCGCCTCCTTCAGCGCTTCGGGGTCGTGGGCTCGGACCGTGGCACCGGCGGCCAGCAGCCGTTCGATGATGGTGAGGGACGGCGCTTCCCGCATGTCGTCGGTGCGGGGTTTGAAGGCAAGTCCCCAGCAGGCGACGGTGCGGCCGGTGAGCGGCTGTTCCTCGTCGGGAGAGCCCAGAATCCTGATCAGCTTCTCGGCCAGTATTTCCTTCTGGCGCTCGTTGACCTCTTCCACCGCCTTGAGCAGCAGGAAGTCGTATCTGCATTCCTCGGCAGTACGGATCAGCGCTTTCACATCCTTGGGGAAGCAGGAGCCCCCGTAGCCGGGGCCGGGGAAGAGGAAGTCGTAGCCGATGCGGGAGTCGGAGCCGATCCCTTCGCGCACCGCCGCCACGTCGGCCCCCATCCGTTCGCAGAGGTTGGCGATCTGGTTCATGAAGGAGATGCGGGTGGCCAGCATGGCATTGGCGGCGTACTTGGTCATTTCGGCGCTGCGGATATCCATGACGATCATCCGGTTGTTCTTGCGCATGAACGGTTCGTACAGCTCCTTCATGATCTCGGCGGTGCGGACATTGTCGGTACCGATCACCACCCGGTCCGGCTTCATGAAGTCGTCGATGGCGGCCCCCTCCTTCAGAAACTCCGGATTGGAGACCACGTCGAACTCAAATGCGGCGCCGCGGCGGTCCAGTTCCTCCTGGACGGCGGCCCGGACCCGGTCGGCGGTTCCCACCGGTACGGTGGATTTGTCCACGATGATCCGGTATCCCGACATGCTGCGGCCAATGGAGCGAGCCACCTCCAGGACATACTGCAGGTCGGCGGAACCGTCCTCGCCCGGTGGGGTGCCCACGGCAATGAAGCAGATCAGGGCGTTGGCGACGGCATCGGGAACGTCGGTGGTAAAGCAAAGACGGCCTTCGCTCTGGTTGCGCAGCACCAGTTCCTTGAGGCCCGGTTCGTAGATCGGTACGATGCCGTTTTTGAGCCCTTCGATCTTTCGCGTATCCACGTCAACGGCAGTGACGCTGTTGCCGCTCTCCGCAAAACAGGCCGCCGCCACCAGGCCGACATAGCCGGCGCCAAAAACGCATAGTTTCATCAGGGACTCCTTGCATGAAATTCAACTCTGCGTTCATAGCACAGAATTACTTCCAGATAAATCGGTAATCGCCATAAAAAAGGGGGGATGCAGACGCATCCCCCCTGAACGTGCGGTACCGATCGTCGCTTACTGGCGACCGCCTGCTTCGGCCCACTTCTCCAGCATGGCGGTGGTGACGGACTTGGGCCGCTCGATGGCGTAACCCAGACCACGGTCCCAGGTAATGTTGGCCATGCAGCCCAGCGCGCGGCCCACACCGAACAGCACGGTGTAGAAGTCCCACTCACGCAGGCCGTAGTACCACTGGATGACGCCGGACTGGGCGTCGACGTTCGGCCAGGGATTCTTGGCCTTGCCCTGCTCGGTCAGAACACCGGGGGCAACTTCGAAGATCATGGCCACCAGCTTGAAGAGCGGATCGTCCTTCAGGCCGGGGGTGTTGAGGCAGAACTCACGCTGCGAGGTGTAGCGCGGGTCGGTCTTGCGCAGAACGGCGTGGCCGTAACCGGGGATGACCTGTCCGGAGTTGAGGGTGTCCCACAGGGCCTGGGTGATCAGTTCCTTGGTGGGCTCCTTGTCCTTGCAGTACTTCTCCTGGAACTTCAGGGTCCAGTCCAGCACTTCCTGGTTGGCCAGGCCGTGCAGCGGGCCGGCCAGGCCGTTCAGGCCTGCGGAGTACGCATAGTAGGGGTCGGACAGGGCGGAGTGCACCAGGTGGGTGGTGTGGGCCGACACGTTGCCGGACTCGTGGTCGGAGTGCAGGATGAAGTACATCCGGGCAACATCCTTGTACTCTTCGCACTGGCCGATCATGTGGGCGAAGTTGGCGCCCATGTCGAGGGACGGATCCGGCGCGATCTGGAAGTCGCCGCGATACTTCAGGTTGTAGATGAAGGCGGCAACAATGGGAATACGGGCAACCAGGTCGCTGGCATCTTCATAGACATATTCCCAGGCGGTCATCTTGTTGAATTTGCCGGAGTTGTAGAAGCCGCAGAACTTGGAGTCCTTCTGCATGGCCAGGATACCGACGGAGAGCATCACCATCGGATGGCTGTCCCGGGGCAGGGCACGAATGGTATCCCACACGTAGGAAGGCACAACCTGGCGCTTCTTGAACTCTGCGCAGACTTCATCAACCTGTGCCGGGGTGGGAACGTCGCCGGTCAGCAGGAAGTAC
The window above is part of the Trichlorobacter ammonificans genome. Proteins encoded here:
- a CDS encoding FtsB family cell division protein, which encodes MQKSGMKRRLYLILAGCLSFILFFTVFGERGLLRINDLKRELRQVEEKSAELQTANEKLRQEIALLHGDRSHVERIARKELGLVKPDEVVYRFPSAASR
- a CDS encoding citrate (Si)-synthase — its product is MALKETLKQKIEEFRPRTTRLVKEFGKVKIDEVTIDQCIGGARDIRCLVTDISYLDPQEGIRFRGKTIPETFEALPKAPGSKYPTVESFWYFLLTGDVPTPAQVDEVCAEFKKRQVVPSYVWDTIRALPRDSHPMVMLSVGILAMQKDSKFCGFYNSGKFNKMTAWEYVYEDASDLVARIPIVAAFIYNLKYRGDFQIAPDPSLDMGANFAHMIGQCEEYKDVARMYFILHSDHESGNVSAHTTHLVHSALSDPYYAYSAGLNGLAGPLHGLANQEVLDWTLKFQEKYCKDKEPTKELITQALWDTLNSGQVIPGYGHAVLRKTDPRYTSQREFCLNTPGLKDDPLFKLVAMIFEVAPGVLTEQGKAKNPWPNVDAQSGVIQWYYGLREWDFYTVLFGVGRALGCMANITWDRGLGYAIERPKSVTTAMLEKWAEAGGRQ
- a CDS encoding UDP-glucuronic acid decarboxylase family protein; the protein is MRILVTGGAGFIGSHLCERLLAEGHDVICLDNFFTGSKDNIIHLMDNHRFELIRHDIVEPILLEVDRIYNLACPASPVHYQYNPVKTVKTSVMGTINLLGMAKRVKARILQASTSEVYGDPQVHPQTEEYWGYVNPIGIRSCYDEGKRVAETLMMDYHRQNGVDIRIIRIFNTYGPRMAENDGRVVSNFMLQALRNEPLTIYGDGSQTRSFCYVSDLVEGMIRMMENEQDFIGPVNLGNPVENTILEFAEKIITITASKSDIVYKPLPQDDPKQRRPDISLAQHRLDWEPRIDLETGLKATAEYFAARRTGG
- a CDS encoding UDP-glucose dehydrogenase family protein: MKLCVFGAGYVGLVAAACFAESGNSVTAVDVDTRKIEGLKNGIVPIYEPGLKELVLRNQSEGRLCFTTDVPDAVANALICFIAVGTPPGEDGSADLQYVLEVARSIGRSMSGYRIIVDKSTVPVGTADRVRAAVQEELDRRGAAFEFDVVSNPEFLKEGAAIDDFMKPDRVVIGTDNVRTAEIMKELYEPFMRKNNRMIVMDIRSAEMTKYAANAMLATRISFMNQIANLCERMGADVAAVREGIGSDSRIGYDFLFPGPGYGGSCFPKDVKALIRTAEECRYDFLLLKAVEEVNERQKEILAEKLIRILGSPDEEQPLTGRTVACWGLAFKPRTDDMREAPSLTIIERLLAAGATVRAHDPEALKEAKKLFGERIEYSSNQYDILAGADALVIITDWNEYRTPDFDRIKATLKQPLVVDGRNLYKPDRMKSAGFRYIPLGRSGNGIAGDGR